The Fragaria vesca subsp. vesca linkage group LG2, FraVesHawaii_1.0, whole genome shotgun sequence genome includes a window with the following:
- the LOC101310576 gene encoding GTP pyrophosphokinase-like, with translation MWEQPIGFTKGPPRMGISISGRRWGNWKVQCNRSSKLKYRKTVAIDGEYQNEAELDWEFVASGLLHDTVEDTNVVTFERIEEEFGATVRHIVEGETKVSKLGKLKRKGEHDFVQDVKAYDLRQMLLAMTEEVRVIIVK, from the exons ATGTGGGAGCAGCCTATAGGTTTCACAAAGGGACCTCCACGGATGGGGATTTCAATTTCTGGTCGAAGATGGGGAAATTGGAAGGTGCAGTGCAACCGGAGCTCGAAATTGAAGTACCGGAAAACCGTG GCCATTGATGGAGAATATCAAAATGAAGCG GAATTGGATTGGGAGTTCGTTGCTTCTGGTTTACTACATGACACAGTCGAAGATACCAATGTTGTTACCTTTGAAAGGATAGAGGAGGAGTTTGGTGCTACTGTTCGTCATATTGTAGAAGGAGAGACTAAG GTGTCAAAGTTGGGAAAGTTGAAACGTAAGGGTGAACACGATTTTGTTCAAGATGTTAAAGCATATGATCTACGGCAGATGCTTCTAGCCATGACAGAGGAG GTCCGGGTTATCATTGTCAAGTGA